TGCGCCGGCGCAGTGAACGTCTTGTCGGCGAAGCTGCTGATGGGAATCTCCTGGTGAGCGTGGGTGTCCAGCACGTGCTGTGCCCCTCCAGGGTATCGAGCAAGCACCGTCACAACACAATCGCCAGGGGCTACTCGCTTATGCTCGACATCATGGCGTCGCAGTGGAAGGCGTTCCAGCAGGTCCTCAAGGGCGTCATGGATGGTGCCGAGAACCTGGTGTTCAACGAGGCTCCCAAATTCGTGCGCCAGCTTCAGACCACCGACAACGTGCCGCGGACGGTGCAACACGGCATCCAACAGGGTCTTCAGCAGGGCCTCAGGCTGGGACTCGGCGTGCTCGCCGGGGCGGCTGCCCCGCCACCTCAGGCGATCACCGCGGGACGGCCCGTGTCCAAGCACAGCGTGCCCACTGCGCACCGGGCCCGCAAAGTCGTCTACGCGCCGGACCTCGACGGGCAGGCCGATCCGGGCGAGATCGTCTGGACCTGGGTGGCGTACGAGGATGACCCGACGCGGGGCAAGGACCGTCCGGTGCTGGTGGTGGGTCGGGATCAGCGCACGCTGCTCGGGCTGATGCTGTCCAGCCAGGACCACCACCGGGACGATCCGGACTGGGTCGCGATCGGTGTCGGCACCTGGGACTACGACGGCAGGCCGAGTTGGGTGCGGCTCGACCGCGTGCTCGACGTCCCTGAGGAAGGCATCCGGCGTGAGGGCGCCATCCTCGACCGCCAGCGGTTCGAATCGGTCGCCATCCGGTTGCGCGCCGAGTACTCCTGGAGCTAGCCCGACGGATCGGTACCGCGGGTGAACCGGACGTACGCTCCGGCATCGTCGACGGTGATCTCGCAGCGCACCCCGTACACGTCGGCCACCAGGTCTTCGGTGAGCACTTCCAGCGGACTGCCCGCGGCCATCACCCTGCCTCGCGACAGGATCACCAAATGATCGCAGAACATCGCTGCGAGGTTGAGGTCGTGCAGGGCCACGATGCTGGTGATGTCGAGTGCGCGGATCAGCGCCAGGATCTCCAGTTGATGGGCGATGTCGAGGTGATTGGTCGGCTCGTCCAGCAGTAACTCGCTGGGCTCCTGCGCGAGGGCCCTGGCGATCTGCACGCGCTGACGTTCACCGCCCGAAAGCGTGTGCCACAGACGGTCGGCCATGCCGTCCAGGCCTGTGGCCGTCAGTGCGGCCGCCACCGCGGCTCTGTCGTCACCACTGCCGCCGAACACCGAACTGTGCGGGATGCGCCCGAGCCGAACCACGTCGCGCACGGCGATGTCCAACTCGGTATCGGCGTGCTGGCCGACCATCGCCACCCGACGTGCCACCGCGCGTCGCGACATCTTGTGCAGATCACGACCGTCGAGTTGCACGGCGCCGGAGTCTGGCCGGTCGACGCCTGCCAGCAGACGCAACAGCGAGGACTTGCCGGATCCGTTGGGGCCCAACAGGCCGACCGTGCTTCCCGGAGCGGGATCAACCGTCACACCGTTGAGCACGAGGCGGCCGGATCTGCTCCACCGCACCGCGTCCGCTCTCAACGTCATCGATCAACCCTCTTACGGCGCAACAAGATCAACGCGAAGGCGGGCACCCCCAGCAGCGCGGTGACCACCCCGGTGGGCAACTCCTGGGGCGCGAACACCGTGCGGGCCAAGGTATCCACCCAGACCATGAAGACCGCACCCAGGATTGCCGTCGTGGGCAGTAGACGACGATGCCCGGGACCGACGACGAACCGCGCGGCGTGCGGCAACACCAGCCCGACGAACCCGATCGCCCCGGCCGCACTCACCAGGGCCGAGGTCACCAGAGCCGTGATCACCAGCAACACCACGCGGGCCCGATTCACCGAGACTCCCAAAGTCGCTGCGGCATCCTGGCCGAACGCGAAAGCGTCCAGGGTGCGCGCCATGGCCAGACACACCACCAACCCGGTACCGACGACGGCCGCACAGATGAGCACATCCGACCAGGACACCCCGGCAAGCGAACCGAGCAGCCAGAAGAGCACTCCCCTGGTCTGCTCGGCGTCGGCCGAGGACAACACGATGAACGATGTCAACGCCGAGAACAGTTGGGTACCGGCCACCCCGGCGAGCACCACCCGGTCTGTCCCGCCGCCGGCGGCGTAGGCGAGCAGCAGCACCACGGCGAACGACACCACCGCTCCGATGAAGGCACCGCCGGACAGACTCAGCGTGCCCGCTCCCACTCCGAGCACCGCGACCAGAACCGCGCCAGTCGAGGCACCCGAGGACACCCCGAGCACGAAGGGGTCGGCCAACGGATTGCGCAGCAGCGACTGCAGAATCGCCCCGCACAGCGCCAGCCCGGCACCGCTCAGGGCGGCCAGCACCACCCTCGGCAATCTCAGCTGCCAGACGATGCTGTCCTGTAATCGCGTCGCCCCTGAAGACCCTGCGCCCAGACGGTCACCGACGATGCGGTACACGTCGCCCACCGACAACGCGGCCGGGCCGATGGTGATGGCCACCGCCGCCGAGAACACCAGCAGGACCAGGCCGGCAACCCACAGACCGCCCACCCATCCGGTGCGTACGCTCACCGGGGCGAACCCAGACCGAGCTCGGCCAGGCCCCGGGCCACCTTCTCGGCGCCGTCCACGGTGCGGATCGACGGGTTGAGATCGGCTCCGTTGACCACGATGTAACGACGGTGGCGGACGGCGGTCAGCCCGCGGGTCAGCGGATCCGATTCCAGGAAACGGACTTTCGTCTCCAGTGCGTCACCGTCGATCGTGCGGCGGCTCAGGTCGCCCAGCACCAGCACGTCGGGGTCGCGGTCGGCCACACTCTCCCAACTCACCTGCGGCCATTCGTCGGTGGTGTCGGCGAAGACGTTGCGCGCCCCGACGGCCCCGGCGATCACCCCGGGTGATCCGCAGCAGCCGGCGAAGTAGGGCGCGCGAACGTCGGAGAACCAGAACGCCATGTCGACGCCCGCG
The window above is part of the Mycolicibacterium fortuitum subsp. fortuitum genome. Proteins encoded here:
- a CDS encoding type II toxin-antitoxin system PemK/MazF family toxin — its product is MASQWKAFQQVLKGVMDGAENLVFNEAPKFVRQLQTTDNVPRTVQHGIQQGLQQGLRLGLGVLAGAAAPPPQAITAGRPVSKHSVPTAHRARKVVYAPDLDGQADPGEIVWTWVAYEDDPTRGKDRPVLVVGRDQRTLLGLMLSSQDHHRDDPDWVAIGVGTWDYDGRPSWVRLDRVLDVPEEGIRREGAILDRQRFESVAIRLRAEYSWS
- a CDS encoding ABC transporter ATP-binding protein — its product is MTLRADAVRWSRSGRLVLNGVTVDPAPGSTVGLLGPNGSGKSSLLRLLAGVDRPDSGAVQLDGRDLHKMSRRAVARRVAMVGQHADTELDIAVRDVVRLGRIPHSSVFGGSGDDRAAVAAALTATGLDGMADRLWHTLSGGERQRVQIARALAQEPSELLLDEPTNHLDIAHQLEILALIRALDITSIVALHDLNLAAMFCDHLVILSRGRVMAAGSPLEVLTEDLVADVYGVRCEITVDDAGAYVRFTRGTDPSG
- a CDS encoding FecCD family ABC transporter permease encodes the protein MSVRTGWVGGLWVAGLVLLVFSAAVAITIGPAALSVGDVYRIVGDRLGAGSSGATRLQDSIVWQLRLPRVVLAALSGAGLALCGAILQSLLRNPLADPFVLGVSSGASTGAVLVAVLGVGAGTLSLSGGAFIGAVVSFAVVLLLAYAAGGGTDRVVLAGVAGTQLFSALTSFIVLSSADAEQTRGVLFWLLGSLAGVSWSDVLICAAVVGTGLVVCLAMARTLDAFAFGQDAAATLGVSVNRARVVLLVITALVTSALVSAAGAIGFVGLVLPHAARFVVGPGHRRLLPTTAILGAVFMVWVDTLARTVFAPQELPTGVVTALLGVPAFALILLRRKRVDR